GGCGCACGAGCTCGGCACGCCGTTCAACGTGGTGCTCCTCCGCGCCCAGAGCCTCGTCGACGAAGGGGTGAGCGACGAGGACCGGCGGGACGCCGCTCGGGTCATCGTGGCGCAGGTGGACCGAATGAGCCGTATCGTACGGCAACTCCTCGACTTTTCGCGCTCGGGAGGTCCGAGCAAGGGGCCCCTCTCGCTCGGCTCGGTGCTCTCCGACGTCCGTCGTCTCCTCGGACCGCTCGCGAAGAAACACGGCGTCTCGCTCGAGGCGCGGCAGGACGCCGACGTCACCGTCGACGCCGATCCCCTCCGCCTCGAACAGGTGGTGACGAACCTCGTCATGAACGCGATCGCGGCGATGCCGGAGGGAGGGACCGTGGAGCTCCGGCTCACGACGGATGACGTCGCCCGTCCGGGGCAAGATCTCCACTTGCGGGCCGCGCGGATCGACGTGGTCGATCAGGGCACGGGCATCTCCAAAGAGGGGCTCTCCCGGATCTTCGAGCCGTTCTACACGACGAAATCGGAAGGCCGTGGGACGGGGCTCGGGCTCTCCGTGGTCACGGGAATCCTCGAGGAGCACGGCGGCTGGCTCGCGGCGAAGAGCGAAGAGGGACACGGATCGACGTTCTCGGTCTACCTTCCTCTCGCGACATGACCGAACGCATCCTCGTCGTCGACGACGACACCGATTTTTGCGCCGAGCTCGCGCGCACGCTCGGGAGGCGGGGCTACGAAGCCACGACCTCCGTCGACCCGGACGAAGCGCTCGCCCTCGCCCGCGACGGGGACTTCGACCTCGTCCTCACCGACCTACGAATCGGCCGAAAGTCGGGCATCGAGCTCTGTCGCCGCATCGCGAGCGTCCGTCCCGACGTCCCCGTGGTGGTCGTCACCGGCTTCGGCTCGATGGAGGCGGCCGTGGAGACCCTCCGCGCCGGGGCCTTCGACTTCATGACCAAGCCGTTCTCTCCGGCCCAGCTCGAGCTGGCCGTGAAGCGCGCGCTCGACAAACGAAGGCTCGAACGCGAGGTCAAACGGCTGCGCAGCGAGGTCGCCGGGGCGCGGCCCTCGTCGCGGGTGGTCGGCCGGAGCCGCCCGATCCTCGACGTGCTCGAGCTCGTCGCGCGGGTGTCCTCGACCGACGCGACCGTGCTCGTCACGGGCGAGAGCGGCACGGGCAAAGAGCTCGTCGCGCGGGCGATCCACGAGTCGAGCGCGCGAGCGAGCGGCCCCTTCGTGGCCATCAACTGCGCCGCGTTGCCCGAGGCGCTCCTCGAGAGCGAGCTCTTCGGCCACACGAAGGGCGCCTTCACCGACGCCAAGACGACCAAACGAGGGCTCTTCCTCGAAGCCGAACGAGGCACTCTCTTCCTCGACGAGATCGGCGAAATGCCCCTCACCATGCAGGCGAAGATCCTCCGCGCCCTCGAAGATCGGGCCGTGAGGCCCGTGGGAGGGAGCGCCGAGATCCCGTTCGACGCCCGCGTCGTCACGGCGACGAACCGCGATCTCGAGACGTGCGTCGCCGAGCGAACCTTCCGCGAGGATCTCTACTACCGCATCAACGTCGTCCACATCGAGCTCCCGCCGCTCCGGAGCCGAGGCGACGACGTGCTGATGCTCGCGACGACGTTCCTCTCCCGCTTCGCCGAACGCCACGGCAAGAAGGTCTCGTCGATCTCCCCCGCCGTCGCGGAGCGGCTCGTCTCGTACCCGTGGCCGGGCAACGTTCGCGAGCTGCAGAACGCGATCGAGCGCGCCGTGGCGCTCGCGAGGCTCGACGAGCTGTGCCTCGACGATCTCCCTCCGCGCATCCGGGATCACCGGTCGACGAACGTGCTGGTGGCGGCCGACGACCCGAGCGAGCTCTGCACGATGGAGGAGGTCGAGCGGCGGTACATCGCGCGCGTCATGGAGGCCGTGGGCGGCTCCAAGTCCGAGGCCGCGAAGGTCCTGGGCCTCGACCGCTCCACGCTCTACCGCAAGCTCGAGCGGTACCGGATCGGGTCGTCCGGAGCCTGATACCCCGGTCGGCGCTCGAGCCGGCGGACGAGCTCGGCCCGCCGCCTCGGGCCGCGCGAAGGCCGTGTGGCATTCTGCGACGCCGTCGCAAATCGCCGGACGTCGCCTGGTCGAGCGACGACGCGAGCGGGGATTTTCGCGGGTTCGATGAGCTCGAGCGCCTGGCACGTCGGCTGCAATCCGGAGCTTGACCGCACGCGTGTCGCGTGAGGACCAAGACCGGAGAGAGCATGAGCCCGACCACGACCGACGACTGGGACGACGACGAATCACCGCGGACCGTTCGCTCCCAGCGGCTCGACCGTGCACGGATCCTCATCGCGGACGACGACGGGGAGATGCGACGTGTCGTCGTCGATACGCTCCACTCCGATGGGTACGAGGTCCGACAGGCGGCCTCCGGACGAGCGCTCCTCGAGACCGTGAGCCGCATCGATACGCACGCGTTCCCTATGGACGGCGTCGATCTCGTGCTCCTCGACCACCGCATGCCCGGCATGACCGGGCTCGACGCCGTCAGGACCCTGCGTGGGTGCGAGCGACGAGTCCCGGTGATTCTGATGACGGCGTACCCCGACGCGCGCCTCGAGGACGAGGCGAAGACCCTCGACGTCACGGTGCTCCCGAAGCCGTTCACGCGCGCCGAGCTGAGCCGGACCGTGCTCGCCAAGCTCCTGGGGCGGACGCCATCGCCTCGCGCGGAAGGGTGATCGAAGCCCCATGTCGCTCTCGTCCCCCTTTCCGCACCTCTCGGCCCCGGGCGTCCGCAACCCTCTCCCCGTCCGTGTCGGGCTCGCCGAGGAGTGCCTCGTGGACCTTCTTCGGTGCGCCGCGGCCGCCTGCAAACGCGAAGTGACGGACCGCCAGATCGCCGATGCCCTCGAGGGCAGAGAGCCCCTCCGGCGGCGCCTGTCACGAGCCGCGACGGCCCTCGGGATGCGGCTCTCCTCCGTCACGTTGACGGTCAGCGAAGCCATCGACCATTCCGACGACGCTTCACCGCTCTTCGCCGTCGTCGGCGAACGCGAGTTCCTCGGCCTCGCCGGGGGCGAAGGGGACCGGGCGCGCGTGCTCGATCGCGGAGGAAACGTCTCCCTCCTTGCCTACGACGTAGCCGCCAAGAAGCTCGGGCTCGTAGGGTCGAACGACGAAGCCGTCTTCTTCGCCTTCGAACCCGTGGCTCTCGACGGCGAGATCCACGGCGAACACGGTCACCACGTGACCCCGTGGCAGAGGCTCGCCGCGCTCGTCACGATGGAGCGCGCCGACCTCGGCGCGGTCGTCGTCTACGGGGTTCTCGTCGGCGTCGCGTCGCTCGCCGTCCCCGTGACTGCGCAGGCGCTCGTCGGATCCGTCGCGATGGGGACCTTGCTCCAACCCGTGGTGGTGCTGTCGACGGTGCTCGCCGCGGTGCTCGTGTTCTCGGCCGCCGTTCGCGTGGCACAGGTGAAGCTCGTCGAGCGCCTCCAGGAGCGCGTCTTCGTCCACACCGCCGTACGCCTCGCACATCGTCTCACCGCAGCACGGCGCGACGCGTTCGGCAACGAGCACGGCCCCGAGCAGGTGAACCGCTTCTTCGACGTGCTCACCATCCAGAAGGCCGCGGCGGCCCTTCTGCTCGACGGCCTGGCGATCGCTCTCCAGCTGGTCGTCGGCCTAACCCTGCTCGCGTTCTACCACCCGATCCTGCTCGCCTTCGACGTCGTCCTCGTCGGCGCTCTCGTCGCGATCGTATGGCTCTTGGGTCGAAGCGCGGTCGAGACCGCGATCGACGAGTCGAAGGCCAAGTACCGCGTCGCCGCGTGGCTCGAAGAGATCGCCGCCAAACCGAACGTCTTCCGAGGTCAGTCCGGGTCCCGCCTCGCAGACCAAAGGAGCGACGCGCTCCTCCGCGCGTACCTCGAGGCGCGTCGCGCCCACTTCGCCGTCGTGCTCCGTCAGACCATCGGGGTGCTCGGGCTGCACGCCTTCGCGAGCGCGGCCGTGCTCGGGATCGGTGCGGCCCTCGTCATCGGTCAGAAGCTCACGCTCGGGCAGCTCGTGGCGGCGGAGATCGTCGTCAACACCGTGGTCGCCGGGATCGCGAAGCTCGGCAAGTACCTCGAGTCGACCTACGATCTCCTGGCGGCGGTCGACAAGATCGGCCACCTCGACGACCTCTCGGAGGAGCGTCGTGACGGCGCCCCCCTCGAGCACGACGCCCACTTCGAGGTCTCCGTCGAGACGGGGGACGTGAGCTTGCTCGTCGCGCCCGGAGAGCGGGTCGGTCTATCGGGGTCGGCGAGCGAAAGGCGAGCCATCTTCGAGGCGCTCTACGGCGCGAACGACGACGTGCCGCCTCGCGTCGACGGGGTCCCCGCGAGCGAGCTCTCGCTCCGCGCCTACCGCGACGCCGTGGTCCTCGTCCAAGGGCCCGAGATCTTCGGCGGCTCCGTGCTCGAGAACATCCGCGCGGGGCGGGACAACGTCTCGATCGCCGACGCCAGGAGGGCGCTCCGAACCGTCGGGCTCGACGACGCGGTCTCCCGGCTGCCCCATGGAGTGCACACGGAGCTCCGTACCGACGGCGCGCCGCTCTCGGCCGACGAGGCCACCTGCCTCACCTTCGCACGCGCCCTCGCCGCCCGTCCCCGCCTCCTCCTCGTAGACGGCGCCTTCGACAACCTTCCGCCGGCCCTTCGAGCGAAGCTCGCCGACGCCGCGACGAACGTGGGATCTAGCCTCGTCCTGGCCACGCACGACCCGGCGATCCTCGCCCGCTGCGATCGCGTCGTCGGACCTACCCTCTCCCCCTCGAGCCACGCCCAGGAGATGCGATGAGCGCCCATGGTCCGTACCGTACGTTCGCCCACATCGACGAGGGCCACGTGTCGGCGCTCCGGATGGTTCGCCGCGACCCGCGCACGAGGAGGCTCTCCCGGCTGATCGCCTCCATCGTCGCCGCGATCTTCGCGTCACTCTTCGTGATTCCGTGGCAACAAACCTCGCTCGGACGTGGGCGAGTGGTGGCCTTCGCTCCCCTCGATCGGCGGCAAAACGTCGAGGCACCGATCGAAGGACGGATCGTCACGTGGGAAGTGCGCGAAGGCACGAAGGTCAAGCAGGGCGACGCCATCGCCCTCATCTCCGACAACGACCCCGAGCTCCTCGCCAGGCTCCGAATGGAGCGAGCCGCGGTCGAAGACAGGCGCGAGGCCGCGAAGTCTCGCGTGCGTTCGCTCGAAGATCGCATCTCGGCCCTCGAGACGTCGCGGACGGTCGGGCTCACCGCCGCGGGATCCCGCGCGCGCATGGCGAAGGAGCGCCTCACCGCTTCGGA
The DNA window shown above is from Myxococcales bacterium and carries:
- a CDS encoding sigma-54-dependent Fis family transcriptional regulator, with the translated sequence MTERILVVDDDTDFCAELARTLGRRGYEATTSVDPDEALALARDGDFDLVLTDLRIGRKSGIELCRRIASVRPDVPVVVVTGFGSMEAAVETLRAGAFDFMTKPFSPAQLELAVKRALDKRRLEREVKRLRSEVAGARPSSRVVGRSRPILDVLELVARVSSTDATVLVTGESGTGKELVARAIHESSARASGPFVAINCAALPEALLESELFGHTKGAFTDAKTTKRGLFLEAERGTLFLDEIGEMPLTMQAKILRALEDRAVRPVGGSAEIPFDARVVTATNRDLETCVAERTFREDLYYRINVVHIELPPLRSRGDDVLMLATTFLSRFAERHGKKVSSISPAVAERLVSYPWPGNVRELQNAIERAVALARLDELCLDDLPPRIRDHRSTNVLVAADDPSELCTMEEVERRYIARVMEAVGGSKSEAAKVLGLDRSTLYRKLERYRIGSSGA
- a CDS encoding response regulator, yielding MRTKTGESMSPTTTDDWDDDESPRTVRSQRLDRARILIADDDGEMRRVVVDTLHSDGYEVRQAASGRALLETVSRIDTHAFPMDGVDLVLLDHRMPGMTGLDAVRTLRGCERRVPVILMTAYPDARLEDEAKTLDVTVLPKPFTRAELSRTVLAKLLGRTPSPRAEG
- a CDS encoding ABC transporter ATP-binding protein; translated protein: MSLSSPFPHLSAPGVRNPLPVRVGLAEECLVDLLRCAAAACKREVTDRQIADALEGREPLRRRLSRAATALGMRLSSVTLTVSEAIDHSDDASPLFAVVGEREFLGLAGGEGDRARVLDRGGNVSLLAYDVAAKKLGLVGSNDEAVFFAFEPVALDGEIHGEHGHHVTPWQRLAALVTMERADLGAVVVYGVLVGVASLAVPVTAQALVGSVAMGTLLQPVVVLSTVLAAVLVFSAAVRVAQVKLVERLQERVFVHTAVRLAHRLTAARRDAFGNEHGPEQVNRFFDVLTIQKAAAALLLDGLAIALQLVVGLTLLAFYHPILLAFDVVLVGALVAIVWLLGRSAVETAIDESKAKYRVAAWLEEIAAKPNVFRGQSGSRLADQRSDALLRAYLEARRAHFAVVLRQTIGVLGLHAFASAAVLGIGAALVIGQKLTLGQLVAAEIVVNTVVAGIAKLGKYLESTYDLLAAVDKIGHLDDLSEERRDGAPLEHDAHFEVSVETGDVSLLVAPGERVGLSGSASERRAIFEALYGANDDVPPRVDGVPASELSLRAYRDAVVLVQGPEIFGGSVLENIRAGRDNVSIADARRALRTVGLDDAVSRLPHGVHTELRTDGAPLSADEATCLTFARALAARPRLLLVDGAFDNLPPALRAKLADAATNVGSSLVLATHDPAILARCDRVVGPTLSPSSHAQEMR